The Candidatus Reconcilbacillus cellulovorans genomic interval GTCGTCGCCTCTATCTCCTCCGTCGTCGGCGCACATCAGCTCGTCGTCCCGATCGCAAGCCCGATATCCGTCGAAGATCTGGAAAGCATATTGCCCGCTAAGGTCGCACTCGTCATTCCGAGCGTTGTCAACCGCGCGCTTTGCGGAGCGACACTTTGCGTTTACGGCAAACGAGCGACCGACACCGACATCCGCCGCCTTGAGTCACTGCTGTCGCCGTTCAGCACGCCCGTGCGCATCGAAGAACGGTTCGTCCGCATCGCGTCGGATCTTTCAAGCTGCGGCCCTGCGTTTTTGGCGTTGTTTCTGCAAAAGTTCGTCGATGCGGCCGTCGCCGAGACCGGAATCGACCGGGAACTCGCCGGCCGGCTTGTTTCCGCGATGACGCTCGGAACAGCCAAATTGCTGACGGCGGAATCGTTTACGTTCGCCTCAATCCGGGAACGCGTCGCCGTTCCCGGCGGGATTACTGCACTTGGTCTGGAATTTTTGGAACGTGAATGGAATGACGTCTTCGTCCGACTCGTACGCGCGACCCATGCCAAATTTGCGGAAGATTGCACGGCCATGCGCGAGCGGCTCAACCGACGACCACGTTGACCAGCTTGCCGGCGACGACGATGACTTTGCGCACCTCGCGATCGCCAATGCGTTCCCGCACTTTGGCGTTCTCGAGCGCCAGACGTTCGAGCTCCTGTTCGCCGGCGTCGGCCGAGACGCGGACGCGGTCGGCGATCTTGCCGCCAACCTGCAGCACGATCTCGACTTCTTCGTCGACCGTCCAACGCTCGTCGTATGC includes:
- a CDS encoding late competence protein ComER; this encodes MAAAGFIGTGNMGRMLVEAMIRSGALPADRITACNRTPRKAEELAEAHSGLRVVPAPEDVARLSEIVFICVRPVDVPDVVASISSVVGAHQLVVPIASPISVEDLESILPAKVALVIPSVVNRALCGATLCVYGKRATDTDIRRLESLLSPFSTPVRIEERFVRIASDLSSCGPAFLALFLQKFVDAAVAETGIDRELAGRLVSAMTLGTAKLLTAESFTFASIRERVAVPGGITALGLEFLEREWNDVFVRLVRATHAKFAEDCTAMRERLNRRPR